The following nucleotide sequence is from Methanolinea sp..
TCCCGGAACCCGGGTCACGATTCCAAAGGTCTTTCCATCCCGCTGGAGGATGGCACCGGTATGATGAGCCATGGTCCTTCCTCACAGCAGCTTGGTCTCTTCGGCCGGTTTCGGCACCTTGATGACCAGCACCCGGAACACCGATGTGCTGTCGTTGATCCACCGGTGAGGGATCCTGGCCGGGCTCTCTATAAGGGTGTCCTTCCCCACCGTCTCCTTCTCATTGCCGATCTCTATTGTGCCCGTCCCTTCCAGCACGTAGAAGATTACATCGACCGGAGTCGCGTGCCGTTTCAGCGATTCGCCGGGCTGGAGGGTGATCATGACCACCACGGCATGGGGAATCTCGCATAGCTTTCTTGCGTCCACGTGGTGGGGGTTGGGCGAGCTGGCAGTTCTGGTTGCATCAACGATCTTCATAGCGAATTCATCTCTTACATTTCTCTGGTTCTTCACGTGATAATCAATTCATGGGTCATTCAGGCCATAAGGCCACTGGTTCAGAGCACACACTCTTTGCAGTCCTGGCTTTTACAGGTGATGTTGTCGATCTTCCACTTCAGGGCCCATCTCTTGATGTCACGGATGATCTCGATGATCTCAAGGCCACTCTCGGTCAGGGTATACTCGGTCCGGACAGGAAACGCGGTCGCATCCACGGTGCGGGTGATGATCTCCTCTATATCGAGCTCCTTCAACCGCTCTGAAAGGACCTTGGGGGTGATTCCCGGTAAGGCGTCCCGGAGCTCAGAGAACCTCCTGCTATATCCCTCGCCCTTGTAGAGCTCCAGGATGATGAGCAGTGTCCACCGCTTGGAAAGATACCTGACCGTCTGACTGACCGTGCAGGATTCCTGCATGGTATCTAAATGGGAACCTCTGGCTATTTATGCTTTAGTATGGAATAGATATCCTATATCAAAAACAAACCAAAAGAGCCTGGCGATGTTCTGCCACCATGATACAGTCAAGGGAAACGGGTGCACCGTGAAAGGTACCTGCGGGACTGGTGAAGAGACCGCGGCGTGCCGGGATGTCCCGGGATGTCCCTGCAAAGGAGAGCTCCGGAAAGAACCTTGCGGCGATAGGAAACGGAGAGGAGGGGTTCCTGTGCAGGGCATGTCCGGTGCGGGTGCACATTTTTTTCTACCCCGGGCCCATCCGTTGTCTCTGTTACCTGCGGTGGCGGACGTGCCCGCCGGGGATTGTGGCCCGGAAGCCCGATACCCATGGTATGGGGCCGGAGGCTGGTATCCACATGGTTTTTTAGGGCCATAAGACGAGACTCTGGAGAAAGGGTGAGCTGACATGGAATTCAAACTGGAACCCCCGGACATAACCGAAAGACCGGATAAGAAACGGGACGAACTCAAGGGAAAGGTACTGGTCCTCAAGGACCTCGTGGACTACCAGGACGGGACGGTCGCGAGCCGGATGGTCATCAACCGGAAAGCAGGCAGCATCACCCTCTTCTCTTTTGACGAGAACGAGGGGCTCTCCGAGCATACCGCCCCCTACGATGCCGTGGTCACCATCCTTGACGGTGAATGCGAGGTCTGGGTCTCGGGAAAAACGTTCCAGATGAAGGAGGGGGAGACGATTATCTTCCCAGCCAATGCCCCGCATGCACTCTCAGCGATCACCAGGTTCAAGATGATGCTGATCATGGTCAGAGGCTAGCCATGGCAGGCGATGAGAAAGACGGGTATTACTGTTCCATCTGCGGGGGTATCCCCCCGGACAAGATCAGGACAAAACGGGTCCTGATCAATGGCAAGGAGACCGGAATCGATCATCTCGACTTCATTTTTAAAGACGTGAAAAAGCTGGAGCTGGCGGATGGCCCTGCCATTTCCCGGGAGATCATGAAACGGGTTAAGGAATTCAACTACGTGCCGACGAAGAAGGAAGCGGTGTATGCCGACGCACTGTTAGAGGAATACCGCTGCTGGGAGAGAGAACATGCTTGATCGATGTCCCGGTGCGGCAAACATCCGGACACCTACCCTGGCCATCAAGAAATGCCCCCAGTGCGGCGAGGAGATCGAGGTCTTCTCAAACGATGTTTCCGTGAAGTGCAGCAGGTGCGGTTTCACCGTCTACAATGACCTCCTCTCCTGCGTCCAGTGGTGCAAGTATGCAAGAGAGTGCGTAGGAGAGGAGACGTACCGGAAACTGACGGCAAGGAAGCCTGGACATCACCGTGAGTGAGAAAATACCATGAAAAGAAAGATCATCCATATCGATGAAGAAAAGTGCACGGGATGCGGGCAGTGCATCCCTGACTGTCCTGAGGGAGCATTGCAGCTGATCGACGGAAAAGCACGCCTCGTGAGCGACCTCTTCTGTGACGGGCTTGGTGCCTGTATCGGCACTTGCCCCGAAGGGGCAATCACGGTCATCGAACGCGAAGCCGGGGCCTATGACGAGAAGGCCGTCATGGCCAACGTCGTTTTGCAGGGGCCGGCGGTCATCACCGCCCATCTTGAGCACCTCCTCGGACATGGGGAACACGCCCTCTACCAGCAGGCAATCGAATACCTGGAGGAGCACCACATTCCCGTCCCCCGGCACCGTACCCCGGGAAGTCGTCCCGGCCCTGTGGCACAGTGCCATCCCTCGGTTACAGGCTGCCCTGGATCTGCAGCACGGGTCATCACCCGGCAACCGCGGGCCGGGTCCCGGCAGCAGGCCGGAGCAACCCGTTCAGAGCTGAGGCAGTGGCCGGTGCAGCTCAGGCTCCTCAACCCCTATGCCGGATACTTTGACCATGCCGATCTGCTCATTGTCGCTGATTGTGTTCCTTTCGCCTTCGCCGATTTCCACCGTGAATTCCTGAAGGATAAACTGGTGATCGTGTTCTGCCCGAAACTGGATGCGGACATTGAAGGCTATATCACCAAGCTGTCCGAGATATTTTCCAGGCATCATATCAACTCTATTACCCTGCTTCGCATGGAAGTCCCGTGCTGCAGCGGTACGACCTCCATCGTGAAGCAGGCAATGGAGCGTTCGGGAAAGAAAATCCCGCTAAAGGAGTACACGATCACGGTAGAAGGAGAGGTGGTGTGAACATGCCCGTTTCAACATTTATCGGTGCATGACGTGGTTTTGCAAGGGGCAGTCCCAACAAGATCCCCTTTACACTTTTCCTGCCGCTGTCCTGCGTGAACAGGGAGATGATCGATTTACTGTGTTTTGTTGACCACCTTGCCGGGGCACAAGGGTTTGGACCGCACACTTTCACCACTGGAAGATATACCTAGTACTTTTAGCCGGGATGATTATTTTAAGCGGATTTCGCTCAAAGAAGCAATTACAGGCCTTGGCTGAATGGTAATCCCGATAGAAGGCTATTGAATATTTTCAGATCGGACTCTTGTTTTATAAAAAAAAAAACGTGCGGGGGCCGGGCAGAGAGCCACATCAGCCTCACATACCCAGGTATGCTGCCCGGATCTGGTCATCGTGGAGGAGTTCTTCGGAAGACCCTTCCCTGACGATCCTTCCATTCTCAAGTATGTAGCCCCTTTGTGATATCTCCAGGGCGTGCTGTATATTCTGTTCAACAAGCAGGATCGAGAGGCCGGATTTATTGAGGGTTGCCACTGCATCAAGGACGGTTGATACCAGGAGGGGTGAAAGGCCAAGCGATGGCTCGTCCAGGATCAGCAGAGACGGGCGGGCCATGAGTGCACGGGCTATAGCGAGCATCTGCTGTTCTCCTCCGGAAAGCGTCCCGGCAAGCTGGCTTTGACGTTCTTCGAGCACGGGAAATAGCGCAAAGATCTCTTCGTACCTGGCCGCCGTCTCCCGGTGGGGGAAGCTTCCAATCTCCAGGTTTTCAATCACCGTCATCTTCGGAAAGAGTTCGCGCCTCTCAGGGACAAGGGAGAGGCCCCGCGTCACCACGTCATAGGCAGGGAGCGATGAAATATCCGTTTCCTGAAAAAGGACCCTCCCTTTCCGGTCCCGGACGAGCCCGAATATGCTCTGCACCAGTGTCGTCTTGCCTGCCCCGTTCGCACCAAGGATGGTAACAATCTCCCCGCTATTCACCACCAGGGAGATATCCCAGAGCACCTGGAGACCGGAATAAAATACCGAGAGGTTGCGGACCTCAAGGAGGCGGGTGTTTTCTCCCGTCATGCGTACCGTTCGCCTAAGTACGAATCAATAACACGCTTGTCCTGCACGACGTGGGAAGGGATCCCTTCTGCGATCTTTTCCCCCCGGTCCAGAACCACCATGCGGTCAGAGACTCCGAGGATGACCCGCATAACATGCTCGATCATGACAATGGTGAGACCATCGTCACGGAGGGATTTAATGAGCGAGACCGCCTCGTCGCTCTCGCTTGGGTTGAGACCGGTCATCATTTCGTCAAGGAGAAGGATCTTTGGCCGGGAAGCAAGAGCCCGGGCAAGCTGGGTTCTCCTGAGCTCGATAACGTTCAGGTTTGCAAGGGGCATATCGATCCGTTCCATGGGAAACCCGACCCTTTTCAGGAGTTTTTCCGCCTCATCCGAGGCTTCACCCATGCTCTGGTGGTGGCTGTTGCCGAAGAGCGACCCGATCATAACACTTTCGCGAGCGGTCAGTCCCGGGAAGGAGTGTGTGAGCTGAAATGTCTTTGCTATACCCTTTCGACAGATACGGTCCATGGAAAGGCGTGAAATCTCTTCGCCGAAATACCTGATTTTCCCCCCATCAGGACGGTAGATCCCGGATATAAGGTTCAGGAGCGTGGTTTTCCCTGCACCGTTTGGGCCGACAAGCCCCAGGATCTCCCCCTCTTTCACCTGGAGATCAACTGCATTAACTGCGACCAGTCCGCCGAATTTTTTGGTCACTTCGTCCAGTTCGAGCATGAATCGTCTCCCATGACAAATTTTTCCATGCTATATGTTAGCAAATATCAATATAAAGGTATCTTTCGGTACCGGAGAAGGAAGAGTCCAGGATTGACTGGAACTGGTCAGAAGGGAATGTATATGATGTTTTATGTCATGATGGTCATGATAGATATCCATTGCATCTTTGGGCCTGTGCGGGAGTCGTTACGAATTGGAAACCGATAATAAAATGGGGAAAGGGGACGTAACCATCAAGTAACAGATGAGGTTGTCAACGAACACTGATGGTTCCTCACCAGAAAGCAGAAGGAGAATGATCCGTTTCTATGCCGGAAGAGATTAGGGATCTGATCGAGAAAATACAACAGGAGGGGATCCAGGCTGCCGAAGAGAAGGCAAAGATTATCGAGGATGAGGCGCGGCACAAAGCGGATGCCATCCTCTCGCGGGCACGAGCTGAAGCAGAGGAGTTGATCTCCGCCGCTCATGAAAGAATCCAACGTGATGATGAACGGGAGAGAGCTCTGCTCGCCCAGGCAGGAAGAGATCTTCTTCTTTCGCTCCGACAGGAGATTAATGCCATGCTCGGGCAGATTGTGGTTTCTGATGTCCGGGAAGTCCTCACACCGGAGGCGCTCCACAGGCTCATTCTGGAGATTGCCAGTAATTATTCCACAACGGATCAAAGCGACATCATCATTTCACTCAATGAAAAAGACCTGAACCTCCTGGAACAACACTATCTTCGGCAACTTCGGCAGGAGACAGAGAGGGGAATAACCTTACAGTGCGGTGAAGAGATCCAGGGAGGGTTTACCATCAGTTTTGACAGTGGAAAATCCTGCTATGATTTTTCTGATAAAGCTCTAGCGAGGTACATCATCATGTGCCTCAAACCCAAATTAAACAGGATTTTCGAGAGATCAGCTGAGGACTGAAAGAGGATGGCAGAGTTTTACCCTTACCTTATCGCAAGCCTGCCAACGCTGCATTTCGGAATGAAACCGCCGTTTTCATTTGAGCGGTTCCTTGAGGCATGTCACCGTTTCATCCCGGATAAAGATTATCAGACTTTGAGCAATCTGCCCCAACCTGAACACTACATGGAAAAAGGCAGGTGGCATCACTTCATTGAGCGATGGATCCAGTTCGATACCAGCCTGAGGAATGAGATTGTTAAAGTGCGGGCCGGCAGGTGGCAAGTCGAGGCTGAGACCTCTATCCAGCCGACTACGTACACCGGACCATCTCTTGCCCCTGTCGTTGCTGCAGCAACGATGAGCACATCTTTGCTTGAAGGTGAGAAGATACTCGATGACACACGCTGGAAGATGCTGGATGAACTTGCAAAAGCCCATTATTTTGATCTGGACGCCCTGATATGCTATGCCTATAAACTGCTGATTCTCCATCGGTGGGAGAGTATACGAAGTGCGGATGCGTCCCTCCTGCTCAAAGAAGCACTCGAGCCCCAGGAGGTGTGAATGACAGCGCAGCCATACGGGAGAATCATGAAAATCAGTGGTAACATGGTCACTGTATCTTTTGATACACCCGTCATGCAGAACGAGGTGGCCTTTATCAGGCACGGGGACGAGCGGCTCAAGTCCGAAATTATCCGTGTACGCGGCAATCTTGCCGAGATGCAGGTATATGAAGCAACAACCGGCCTAAAGATCGGAGAAGAGGTTGAGTTTACCGGAGAACTCCTTTCGATCGAGCTAGGGCCGGGAATGCTTGGCCAGATCTATGACGGTCTCCAGAACCCTCTGCCGGAGATTGCTGAACAATGCGGTTTTTTCCTGCAAAGAGGTGTCTATATTAAGGCACTTTCTGAATCGAAGGCCTGGGATTTTACCCCGTTGAAAAAACCCGGAGACAGATTACGGGCAGGAGATAAAATCGGGTTTGTTGAAGAGAAAATATTCCGTCACTATTGCATGGTCCCCTTCTCCCTGGCTGGTAATTATGAACTTGTATCGATCGAAAATGCTGGCAAGTTCACGATACGCCAGGCCGTTGCCCAGATAAAAGACCAGAACGGGAAAATGCATCCCGTATATTTAAGCCAGACCTGGCCCGTAAAGATCCCGATTCAGGCATATACTGAACGGCTGAAGCCCGGGGAACCCCTGGTAACCAAAATGCGCCTGATAGATTCACTCTTTCCCGTTGCCCTGGGAGGGACATACTGTATCCCGGGCCCTTTCGGAGCAGGGAAAACTGTTTTGCAGCAGTTGATCAGCCGACATGCCGAAGTCGATGTAGTGATTATTGCTGCCTGCGGTGAAAGGGCAGGCGAGATTGTCGAAACATTACGGACGTTCCCCTCTATCATTGACCCGCGAACCAACCGGCCCTTGAGCGATCGCACGGTGATTATCTGCAATACCAGCTCGATGCCCGTAGCAGCGAGGGAATCGAGCGTGTACACGGCGGTCACCATAGCAGAATATTACCGCCAGATGGGACTCCAGGTGCTTCTCCTTGCGGATTCAACCTCCCGCTGGGCACAGGCTATGCGCGAAATGTCCGGGAGGCTGGAGGAAATTCCAGGAGAAGAGGCTTTTCCCGCATACCTGGAGTCGCGAATCGCATCATTCTACGAGAGGGCAGGAGTGGTCCGTTTACACGATGGTTCGAAGGGGTCTGTTACCATCGGTGGGGCGGTCAGCCCTGCAGGTGGCAACTTTGAAGAACCGGTGACACAGGCAACATTAAAGGTTGTTGGTGCTTTCCATGGTCTTTCCCGCAGTCGCTCCGATGCCCGAAGATACCCAGCCATCGACCCGCTCTTCAGCTGGAGCAAATACAGAAGTTTCATCGATGAGGGTCAGAGGGAGATGGGGCTCTCAACCCTGCGCAGAGGCAATGATATTTCCCAGATGATGAAAGTTGTCGGTGAAGAAGGGACTTCGCTTCAGGATTACCTGGACTTTCTCAAAGCGGAATTTCTCGATTTTGTCTACCTCCAGCAGAATGCCTTTGACCCCGTTGATGAGGCAACGATAAAAGAACGACAGATCTACATTTTTGATTTTATTTGCCGTATTATTGAAACAGAATTTGTTTTTGGTAACAAAGGCGAAGCGCTTCATTTTTTCCAGCAACTGAGACAGCTCTTCAGGGGGTGGAACTCAATGGCCTGGCAGAGCAACGAATTCCACGAGACTGAGAAAGATATCAGAGCGTTTCTCCTCGTGCGCACGCAGGAGAGTGGGCATGTATAAGATCTATACAAGCATCACCCAGATTGTCGGGGATGTCATAACGGTAGAGGCAGAAAATATCGGCAATACGGAGCTTGCCGAAATCACAACCCGTCGGGGAACCTCCCTTGCCCAGGTTATCCGCCTTGATGGAAACAAAATATTTCTGCAGGTCTTTGCCGGCACCCGGGGGATATCCACCGGAGACAGGGTAAGGTTCCTCGGTCACCCGATGCGCATTGCTACCGGCGACATGCTTCTTGGCCGGGTATTTAACGGAAGCGGCCGGCCTCTTGATAACGGTCCCGACCTTTCCGAGAACCTAGTCGACATTGGCGGGTCTCCAGTCAACCCGGTAAAGCGCATTATTCCAAACAAGATGATTCGGACCGGGATACCCATGATCGATGTCTTCAATTCACTTGTCGAATCGCAGAAACTCCCTATATTTTCAATCGCCGGAGAGCCCTATAACGAACTCCTTGCCAGGATCGGGACCCAGGCGGAAGTCGACATCATCATTCTGGGAGGGATGGGTTTAAAATACGATGATTATCTCTTCTTCCGGGACACCCTCGAGGAACACGGTGCGCTCTCCCACTCGATCGTTTTCATGCACACCGCTGCCGATCCCGTTGTCGAATGCCTGCTGGTTCCTGACCTAAGCCTCGCTGTTGCAGAAAATTTTGCTCTCAGCGGGAAAAGGGTCCTTGTATTGCTGACAGACATGAGCAATTTCTGTGATGCATTAAAAGAGATCGCAATCACGATGGAACAGATCCCCTCAAACCGCGGATATCCCGGGGATCTTTACAGTCTTCTTGCAGCCCGGTATGAAAAGGCGGTTGACTTCGAGACTGCAGGCTCGATAACCATTCTTGCGGTAACCACAATGCCCGGAGATGATGTGACCCATCCTATTCCGGATAATACCGGGTATATCACGGAAGGCCAATTTTACTTCAAGAATGGTGTTATCGAGCCATTTGGTTCTTTGAGCCGCCTGAAACAGCTCGTTAATGGCAAAACCAGGGACGATCACCGGACGATTATGGACTCCATGATCCAGCTCTTCGCCGATTATCGCGAGACGCTGGAAAAACAGTCGATGGGATTCCAGATGAGCGCCTGGGATATGAAACTCCTCAAATATGGAAAACTCTTCGAGGATAAAATGATGTCCCTGAAAGTGAATATCCCCCTTGAGGAAGCGCTTGATCTCGGCTGGGAGATCCTGCATGATTGCTTCCTGCCTGAAGAGACGGGGATAAAGAGAGACATGATCGATCAATACTGGCCCAAAACGCATGAAAATTAAATTTTCCCAGGGTGAACTGAAAAGGCAGAGGGATGCATTACGGCAGTACGAGAG
It contains:
- a CDS encoding cupin domain-containing protein, translating into MEFKLEPPDITERPDKKRDELKGKVLVLKDLVDYQDGTVASRMVINRKAGSITLFSFDENEGLSEHTAPYDAVVTILDGECEVWVSGKTFQMKEGETIIFPANAPHALSAITRFKMMLIMVRG
- a CDS encoding helix-turn-helix transcriptional regulator, which codes for MQESCTVSQTVRYLSKRWTLLIILELYKGEGYSRRFSELRDALPGITPKVLSERLKELDIEEIITRTVDATAFPVRTEYTLTESGLEIIEIIRDIKRWALKWKIDNITCKSQDCKECVL
- a CDS encoding ABC transporter ATP-binding protein → MLELDEVTKKFGGLVAVNAVDLQVKEGEILGLVGPNGAGKTTLLNLISGIYRPDGGKIRYFGEEISRLSMDRICRKGIAKTFQLTHSFPGLTARESVMIGSLFGNSHHQSMGEASDEAEKLLKRVGFPMERIDMPLANLNVIELRRTQLARALASRPKILLLDEMMTGLNPSESDEAVSLIKSLRDDGLTIVMIEHVMRVILGVSDRMVVLDRGEKIAEGIPSHVVQDKRVIDSYLGERYA
- a CDS encoding ABC transporter ATP-binding protein, with the translated sequence MTGENTRLLEVRNLSVFYSGLQVLWDISLVVNSGEIVTILGANGAGKTTLVQSIFGLVRDRKGRVLFQETDISSLPAYDVVTRGLSLVPERRELFPKMTVIENLEIGSFPHRETAARYEEIFALFPVLEERQSQLAGTLSGGEQQMLAIARALMARPSLLILDEPSLGLSPLLVSTVLDAVATLNKSGLSILLVEQNIQHALEISQRGYILENGRIVREGSSEELLHDDQIRAAYLGM
- a CDS encoding V-type ATP synthase subunit B, which codes for MYKIYTSITQIVGDVITVEAENIGNTELAEITTRRGTSLAQVIRLDGNKIFLQVFAGTRGISTGDRVRFLGHPMRIATGDMLLGRVFNGSGRPLDNGPDLSENLVDIGGSPVNPVKRIIPNKMIRTGIPMIDVFNSLVESQKLPIFSIAGEPYNELLARIGTQAEVDIIILGGMGLKYDDYLFFRDTLEEHGALSHSIVFMHTAADPVVECLLVPDLSLAVAENFALSGKRVLVLLTDMSNFCDALKEIAITMEQIPSNRGYPGDLYSLLAARYEKAVDFETAGSITILAVTTMPGDDVTHPIPDNTGYITEGQFYFKNGVIEPFGSLSRLKQLVNGKTRDDHRTIMDSMIQLFADYRETLEKQSMGFQMSAWDMKLLKYGKLFEDKMMSLKVNIPLEEALDLGWEILHDCFLPEETGIKRDMIDQYWPKTHEN
- a CDS encoding DUF2764 family protein, giving the protein MAEFYPYLIASLPTLHFGMKPPFSFERFLEACHRFIPDKDYQTLSNLPQPEHYMEKGRWHHFIERWIQFDTSLRNEIVKVRAGRWQVEAETSIQPTTYTGPSLAPVVAAATMSTSLLEGEKILDDTRWKMLDELAKAHYFDLDALICYAYKLLILHRWESIRSADASLLLKEALEPQEV
- a CDS encoding cupin domain-containing protein — translated: MKIVDATRTASSPNPHHVDARKLCEIPHAVVVMITLQPGESLKRHATPVDVIFYVLEGTGTIEIGNEKETVGKDTLIESPARIPHRWINDSTSVFRVLVIKVPKPAEETKLL
- a CDS encoding 4Fe-4S binding protein, with the protein product MKRKIIHIDEEKCTGCGQCIPDCPEGALQLIDGKARLVSDLFCDGLGACIGTCPEGAITVIEREAGAYDEKAVMANVVLQGPAVITAHLEHLLGHGEHALYQQAIEYLEEHHIPVPRHRTPGSRPGPVAQCHPSVTGCPGSAARVITRQPRAGSRQQAGATRSELRQWPVQLRLLNPYAGYFDHADLLIVADCVPFAFADFHREFLKDKLVIVFCPKLDADIEGYITKLSEIFSRHHINSITLLRMEVPCCSGTTSIVKQAMERSGKKIPLKEYTITVEGEVV
- a CDS encoding NAC family transcription factor, which gives rise to MAGDEKDGYYCSICGGIPPDKIRTKRVLINGKETGIDHLDFIFKDVKKLELADGPAISREIMKRVKEFNYVPTKKEAVYADALLEEYRCWEREHA
- a CDS encoding V-type ATP synthase subunit A; translation: MTAQPYGRIMKISGNMVTVSFDTPVMQNEVAFIRHGDERLKSEIIRVRGNLAEMQVYEATTGLKIGEEVEFTGELLSIELGPGMLGQIYDGLQNPLPEIAEQCGFFLQRGVYIKALSESKAWDFTPLKKPGDRLRAGDKIGFVEEKIFRHYCMVPFSLAGNYELVSIENAGKFTIRQAVAQIKDQNGKMHPVYLSQTWPVKIPIQAYTERLKPGEPLVTKMRLIDSLFPVALGGTYCIPGPFGAGKTVLQQLISRHAEVDVVIIAACGERAGEIVETLRTFPSIIDPRTNRPLSDRTVIICNTSSMPVAARESSVYTAVTIAEYYRQMGLQVLLLADSTSRWAQAMREMSGRLEEIPGEEAFPAYLESRIASFYERAGVVRLHDGSKGSVTIGGAVSPAGGNFEEPVTQATLKVVGAFHGLSRSRSDARRYPAIDPLFSWSKYRSFIDEGQREMGLSTLRRGNDISQMMKVVGEEGTSLQDYLDFLKAEFLDFVYLQQNAFDPVDEATIKERQIYIFDFICRIIETEFVFGNKGEALHFFQQLRQLFRGWNSMAWQSNEFHETEKDIRAFLLVRTQESGHV